CTCGGCGACTTGGACACCTATGATGCACTCTGCCGCGACTTGGCCGCCCGCTCCGGTGCCATGATCGTGTCGGTGGGCTACCGGCTGGCCCCCGAGCACGTCTACCCGGCGGCGGTGGACGACAGTTATGCCGCCCTCGCCTGGGTACATACGCACGCGGCGGATATTGGGGGCGACGCGACGCGGCTCGCCGTGGGCGGCGACAGCGCCGGGGGCAACCTCGCGGCCGCCGTCTCGCTGAAGGCCCGCGACCTGGGCGGGCCGCCCCTCGTCTTTCAGCTGCTGATCTACCCGGTGTTGAACTTTGCGGCGATGGAGACGGAATCTCACAAAGTATTCGCCGAGGGCTATATTATTGGCGGGGCAGCGCACGCATTCACGCGTGATGCGTATCTGCCGAATCCGGCTGACCGCCGGCATCCGTATGCCTCGCCCTTGCTCGCCGATGACCTCACGGACCTGCCTCCCGCTCTGGTGATCACGGCCGCGTTCGACCCGCTCAGAGACGAGGGCGAGTTGTATGCCCGGAAGTTAGCCGCTACAGGGGTGCCGGCGCGTGTCACCCGCTATGCGGGGGTGCCCCATGCCTTCCTGTACACCCCCCCCTCTCTGAGCCGCAAGGCAGACGGAGCCCTGGACAAGGCGGCGGCTGCCCTGCGCGACGCATTCGATAAGGAACGCTGAATATGCAAGCGAGCAGGAGTAGGTTTCAAATCTGTCCGGGCGGGTTTCAAACCCGCCCCTACTCCAGCACCTCGGCGCTCACCAGCTCGGTGATCTTTTCCTGGCTGTAGCCCAGAATTTTTTCCAGCACATACTGGTTTTCACGGCCCAAGGTGGCCGCCGCGCCACCGATCTGGGCCGGGGTGCGGGACAGTTTGAAGCGCGAGCCCTCAACCGTGGTCGTGCCGTGCTGGGGGTGCTCCAGGTCAACAAAGTGTTCGCGCTGGAGCAGCTGGGGGTCCTGGTACAGCTGGTGCATGGTCCGCACCGCGCTGGCCGGAACCTTGTCCTGCTGGAGTCGGGATTCGGCCCCAAACGCGTCGTGACGGCTCGTCCAGGCCGCGATGGCGGCGTCGATTTCGTCCCCATGGGCGCGCCGGCCCTCGACGGTGGCAAAACGCTCGTCGCTGGCCCACTCGGGTCGCTCAATGACCCGGCACAGAGCCTGCCACTGCGCCTCGGTCTGGGTCGCAATGGCGATCCAGGCGTCGTTGCCGGCCGCCGGATAGACGCCGTGGGGGGCATAGTTGCGGTCGTCGTTGCCGGCCCGGCTCTGGACTGTGCCGTTGGCGGTATAGTCCAGCAGGGCCGGAGCCATGAAGTGCAGCGAGGCCTCGGCCTGCGACAGGTCGATATGCTGGCCCTGCCCGGTCCGGCGCTTGTACTCCAGGGCGGTCAGAATCGCCGCCGCGTTGTACCACGGGGCAATATAATCCGTATACGCCCCAAACGGCCCGGCCGGCGCTCGGTCGGGCCAACCCGTCGGATCAAAAAAGCCGGAGATGGCGGCCGCCAGATTGCCGAAGCCGGCGAATTTGGCCAGCGGGCCGGTCTGGCCCATCAGGCAGGTGCTGAGCATGATGATATCCGGCTTGACCTGGCGTAGGGCCGCATAGTCAAGCCCCCAGGTTTTCATCGCCCGGGGGGAGAACGACGCACCAGATCCAGAATCACCTCTTTGGCCGGAGCCTTGGACATATTCAGGGTGATGGGCAGCTTGCCGGTGTTCATATTGTAGAACAGGCCCGAACTCTCCGGGCCGGGTTGGCCGTCGTGGAAGGGACCGACCATGCGGACCGCATCGAAGCGGGTGGTGGACTCGACCCGGACGATGGTCGCCCCGTAATCGGCCAGAATCCGGGTTGAGCCCGGCCCGGCCATCGCCCACATGAAATCAAGCACTTTGACATCTGCCAGCGGCTGTTCGTTTTCCATCAGATGACCCCCTTGGTCTGGAGTTGGTCGAGTTGGGCCGGACTCAGGCCCAGTTCCTGCCCATATATCTCACGGTTGTGCTCGCCGAGCCGGGGTGGACGGCGTCGATAGGTGATCGGAGCAGCGCTGAACTTGGCAAACGGACCGGGATAGCGGATCGCCCGGCCGAGCTGGCCGTGGTCGACCGAGGTCCAATAGTCGCGCGAAGCCAGCTGCTGGCTGTTGACCACCTCGTCCAGGGTGGTGACCGGGGCGACCAGCAGGCCCCGGTCGAGCGCGCCTTGCAGCAGCTCGGCCTTGGTCTTGGTGAGGGTGAAGTCCTCGACGATTTGGGTCAGCCGCTTGTAGTCCTCAATAGCCTCCGGGCCGCTGAACAGATAGCCGCCGTAGGCGACCCAGTCGGTCTGCTGGGTCGCCTCATCACACAGGCCCTCTTCGTAGATCCAGTCCATCAGGCGTTTGGTGAAATGGGCAAAGGCCGAGCCGAACAGATAGGTGATGGCCACATGGCCGTCCTTGGCCGGCCATACCAGGCGAATCGGCAGGTCGCCGATTTTCGTGCCGCCGGACATGCGGCTGATCTCGGCGTCGTTGAGCGGACCGGCCAGGATAGTGGACTGGGTGGCCTGGGCCACCGCCTGCTGGGCCGAGATGTCGATGTGCTGGCCCTTGCCCGAGCGGTGGCGTTCGTGTGAGGCAATCAGCGCGGCCACCGCCGCCCCGGCGCTGGCGTGCAAATAGCCCTGGGGCACGCTGACCCGCACCGGCGGACGGTCGTCGTCGCCGGTCAGGATCAGCGGGCCACCGGAGGCCAGAATGACCAGATCGCTGTCGGCATGGCTGGCCTTGGGGCCGTTCTGGCCAAAGGGCGTGATCGAGACATAGATCAGGCCGGGGTTGTCCGCAGCCAGATCCTCATAGCCCAGCCCCAGTTCGGCCAGCGTGCCGGGCAGTTCCGACTCGGTCAGAAAATGGGCGCCGGCGACCAGACGCCGCAGCAGCTGCTTGCCCTCGGGCTGGCTGATATCGAGTGTCACGGCCCGCTTGTTGCGGTTATAGGGGTTCGTTCTGAAAAAAGGGCGCCAACCGCCGGGCTGAGGAGCCACCCGGCGGCTCAAGCTTGATG
The window above is part of the Desulfurellaceae bacterium genome. Proteins encoded here:
- a CDS encoding alpha/beta hydrolase — protein: MTRGRTKRAMRIAGIGLLLAAVIGAGVVYSWTFTPHGRLDLLFAVGLRLAAPPPPGTIPVEEERAALRAVLLWWGDPQPLPRVEDRRIPGPDGAIPIRVYAPSRAVRLPILVFYHGGGFRLGDLDTYDALCRDLAARSGAMIVSVGYRLAPEHVYPAAVDDSYAALAWVHTHAADIGGDATRLAVGGDSAGGNLAAAVSLKARDLGGPPLVFQLLIYPVLNFAAMETESHKVFAEGYIIGGAAHAFTRDAYLPNPADRRHPYASPLLADDLTDLPPALVITAAFDPLRDEGELYARKLAATGVPARVTRYAGVPHAFLYTPPSLSRKADGALDKAAAALRDAFDKER
- a CDS encoding CoA transferase, whose protein sequence is MKTWGLDYAALRQVKPDIIMLSTCLMGQTGPLAKFAGFGNLAAAISGFFDPTGWPDRAPAGPFGAYTDYIAPWYNAAAILTALEYKRRTGQGQHIDLSQAEASLHFMAPALLDYTANGTVQSRAGNDDRNYAPHGVYPAAGNDAWIAIATQTEAQWQALCRVIERPEWASDERFATVEGRRAHGDEIDAAIAAWTSRHDAFGAESRLQQDKVPASAVRTMHQLYQDPQLLQREHFVDLEHPQHGTTTVEGSRFKLSRTPAQIGGAAATLGRENQYVLEKILGYSQEKITELVSAEVLE
- a CDS encoding CoA transferase, with product MENEQPLADVKVLDFMWAMAGPGSTRILADYGATIVRVESTTRFDAVRMVGPFHDGQPGPESSGLFYNMNTGKLPITLNMSKAPAKEVILDLVRRSPPGR
- a CDS encoding CoA transferase; the protein is MAPQPGGWRPFFRTNPYNRNKRAVTLDISQPEGKQLLRRLVAGAHFLTESELPGTLAELGLGYEDLAADNPGLIYVSITPFGQNGPKASHADSDLVILASGGPLILTGDDDRPPVRVSVPQGYLHASAGAAVAALIASHERHRSGKGQHIDISAQQAVAQATQSTILAGPLNDAEISRMSGGTKIGDLPIRLVWPAKDGHVAITYLFGSAFAHFTKRLMDWIYEEGLCDEATQQTDWVAYGGYLFSGPEAIEDYKRLTQIVEDFTLTKTKAELLQGALDRGLLVAPVTTLDEVVNSQQLASRDYWTSVDHGQLGRAIRYPGPFAKFSAAPITYRRRPPRLGEHNREIYGQELGLSPAQLDQLQTKGVI